A stretch of the Archangium violaceum genome encodes the following:
- a CDS encoding SWIM zinc finger family protein: MSTATHHAVELRYATTSDVDAIADASRVLLALEGSRGTVGVRGRVREPALFRDALAATLGILASDLRYRGKDRTAYLAYLMKQGKRATAQIWEAQKAFLEQSLEGDKQADAVLDPLLTVDPDQVSLEVFSRDESAYARLSFDNSLFEGREAAHGSTFLDVPADLLAKVDRLRTYVPVSLEAHVALPARSTEQARAPRNVEVPHAWLRGFLQVQSAATLPASTCTLAPIDLYNLLFALRTRKAKKAPRALRFELVPGAQPRLVLEPWELVLECHGPKYQGSTPAVVRTFGRQRLAALARLLPHAQGVRVQMLGPGLPVFWVIDLGPATLTLALTGWTESGWSSAAAFDALMPRAVPDGLAEKLRNRLRTEGPRTFEELASGTDAPKEAVRAALQLECLRGRVLYDIARGTYRPRELLATPVDEAVIRYGNEREERAHRLLGDGGPGAGEVKLTKVHDVVGVGTKLHGEVVDREAVRSFFPSFLLDLEGRVREASCGCPPYRRSGLREGPCEHMIALRLAYARQRAQEEALRQTPKGRALIRAETRSYVRRDESGQEQVYRVSLDGKLVSVEWGPRLGEQRHQRLWFDTDSEARTAYFTRLESLAAEGFIDSVGGTV; the protein is encoded by the coding sequence GTGAGCACCGCCACCCACCACGCCGTCGAGCTGCGTTACGCCACCACGAGTGACGTGGACGCCATCGCCGACGCCTCGCGCGTCCTGCTCGCCCTGGAGGGCTCTCGTGGCACCGTGGGCGTGCGCGGCCGGGTCCGCGAGCCCGCCCTCTTCCGCGACGCGCTCGCCGCCACGCTGGGCATCCTCGCCTCGGACCTGCGCTACCGGGGCAAGGACCGCACCGCGTACCTCGCGTACCTGATGAAGCAGGGCAAGCGCGCCACCGCTCAAATCTGGGAGGCCCAGAAGGCCTTCCTGGAGCAGTCCCTGGAGGGCGACAAGCAGGCGGACGCGGTGTTGGATCCGCTGCTCACCGTGGACCCGGACCAGGTGTCGCTGGAGGTGTTCTCCCGCGACGAGAGCGCCTATGCGCGCCTGTCCTTCGACAACTCGCTCTTCGAGGGCCGCGAGGCCGCGCACGGCTCCACCTTCCTGGACGTGCCGGCGGACCTGCTGGCCAAGGTGGACCGGCTGCGCACCTACGTGCCGGTGTCGCTGGAGGCCCACGTGGCCCTGCCCGCGCGAAGCACCGAGCAGGCCCGAGCCCCGCGCAATGTGGAGGTGCCCCACGCCTGGCTGCGCGGCTTCCTCCAGGTGCAGTCCGCCGCCACCCTGCCCGCGAGCACCTGCACGCTCGCGCCGATCGACCTGTACAACCTGCTCTTCGCGCTGCGCACCCGGAAGGCGAAGAAGGCACCGCGCGCGCTGCGCTTCGAGCTCGTCCCCGGCGCACAGCCGAGGCTCGTGCTGGAGCCGTGGGAACTGGTGCTGGAGTGCCACGGGCCGAAGTACCAGGGCAGCACGCCCGCGGTGGTGCGCACCTTCGGGCGGCAGCGGCTCGCGGCCCTCGCGCGACTGCTGCCCCACGCCCAGGGCGTGCGCGTGCAGATGCTCGGGCCCGGGCTGCCGGTGTTCTGGGTGATTGATCTCGGTCCCGCCACGCTGACACTGGCGCTCACCGGGTGGACGGAGAGCGGCTGGTCCAGCGCCGCGGCCTTCGATGCGCTCATGCCGCGCGCGGTGCCGGACGGGCTCGCGGAGAAGCTGCGCAACCGGCTGCGCACGGAGGGCCCTCGGACCTTCGAGGAGCTCGCCTCGGGCACGGACGCGCCGAAGGAAGCGGTGCGAGCGGCGCTACAGCTCGAGTGCCTGCGCGGGCGCGTCCTCTATGACATCGCCCGGGGGACGTACCGGCCGCGCGAGCTGCTCGCCACGCCCGTGGACGAGGCCGTCATCCGCTACGGCAACGAGCGCGAGGAGCGGGCACACCGGCTGCTGGGCGACGGCGGCCCGGGAGCGGGAGAGGTGAAGCTCACCAAGGTGCACGACGTGGTGGGCGTGGGCACGAAGCTCCACGGCGAGGTGGTGGACCGCGAGGCGGTGCGCAGCTTCTTCCCGAGCTTCCTCCTGGACCTGGAAGGCCGGGTGCGCGAGGCGAGCTGTGGCTGCCCGCCCTACCGGCGCTCGGGGCTGCGCGAGGGTCCGTGCGAGCACATGATCGCCCTGCGGTTGGCGTATGCGAGGCAGAGGGCACAAGAGGAGGCACTGCGGCAGACGCCGAAGGGCCGGGCGCTCATCCGCGCGGAGACGCGCTCGTACGTGCGGCGCGACGAGTCCGGCCAGGAGCAGGTGTACCGGGTGTCACTGGACGGCAAGCTGGTGTCGGTCGAGTGGGGCCCGCGCCTGGGCGAGCAGCGCCACCAGCGGCTGTGGTTCGACACGGACTCGGAGGCGCGCACGGCCTACTTCACACGCCTGGAGTCGCTGGCGGCCGAAGGCTTCATCGACTCGGTGGGCGGGACGGTGTAA
- a CDS encoding AAA family ATPase — translation MITRLFVDNYRCFERATLEPGALTLLLGPNGAGKSAVFEVLFKLRQLVVDGSPAASLFPDSTRTRWLDKSIQTFELELRGPDGAYTYRLAIRHERGQDSFIEREEILRENQVRYSFSGEEVKVWPWTGGVAFTFPAGSKVSPLSNLPSKYRSEGLTWVTDRLARIWVFRPVPQTLDAVAREGKGGFLERDLSNFASWLLAMQDARAAFSRNLKRSLRIVLEGFRDYEFEQQGRGSHLLQFSFASPRRRGRVVFAFNELSEGQRALVVLYALLHAVSGEASTLCIDEPESFLSPREIQPWLNRLMDETEAGGQALLISHNPGLIDFLAPTQGLLLEREGGGPARVRTVPGDGAGLPVSELLARGWVDE, via the coding sequence ATGATTACGCGCCTCTTCGTCGACAACTACCGCTGCTTCGAACGGGCCACGCTCGAACCGGGCGCGCTCACGTTGCTCCTGGGCCCGAATGGTGCAGGCAAGAGCGCGGTGTTCGAAGTCCTGTTCAAGCTCCGGCAGCTCGTCGTTGACGGTAGCCCCGCGGCGTCGCTGTTCCCGGATTCGACGCGAACCCGTTGGCTCGACAAGAGCATCCAGACGTTCGAACTCGAGCTGCGAGGACCGGATGGAGCCTATACGTACCGACTGGCCATCCGTCACGAGCGAGGTCAGGACAGCTTCATCGAGCGTGAGGAGATCCTCCGCGAGAACCAGGTGCGCTATTCGTTTTCTGGAGAAGAGGTGAAGGTCTGGCCCTGGACTGGTGGTGTTGCCTTCACCTTTCCGGCAGGGTCCAAGGTGTCGCCGCTGTCGAACCTGCCGAGCAAGTACCGGTCGGAGGGGTTGACCTGGGTGACGGACAGGTTGGCGCGTATCTGGGTCTTCCGACCGGTGCCGCAGACCCTGGATGCCGTGGCTCGGGAAGGCAAGGGAGGCTTCCTGGAACGAGACCTGTCCAACTTCGCTTCCTGGCTTCTGGCCATGCAGGACGCTCGTGCGGCGTTCTCACGCAACCTCAAGCGAAGCCTGCGCATCGTGCTCGAAGGGTTCCGGGATTACGAATTCGAGCAGCAGGGGCGTGGCAGTCATCTGCTCCAGTTCTCGTTTGCCTCACCGCGACGGCGTGGGCGCGTCGTTTTCGCCTTCAACGAGCTCTCCGAGGGGCAGCGCGCGCTGGTCGTGCTCTACGCGTTGCTGCACGCGGTTTCCGGTGAGGCGAGCACGCTCTGCATCGACGAGCCGGAGAGCTTCCTCTCGCCGCGAGAGATACAACCCTGGCTCAATCGCCTCATGGACGAGACGGAGGCGGGTGGCCAGGCGCTGCTCATCTCCCACAACCCCGGGTTGATCGACTTCCTCGCGCCCACGCAGGGTCTTCTTCTCGAGCGCGAGGGCGGTGGGCCAGCACGGGTACGCACGGTCCCTGGCGATGGCGCGGGGTTGCCCGTGTCCGAATTGCTCGCGCGAGGGTGGGTCGATGAGTAG
- a CDS encoding Tox-REase-5 domain-containing protein, translating into MRPLTSAAHLAAVLLLLASGALAAEADDFQLLLRHSGLPQSVYLPPGQPLTPEKAQALWRGLVDGPANLRTFAPRTTLARLLHESSATGRTLPYAELLARTERFRRLVVARPDGYCAVALTGTPISWLGQPTLQQGELYVQRMRVGAFHFDGGGVYFIVDEALHKQESPPVGERGAGRDPATAALLGAEAALEEMARGLAALLTEPARTLEGLAHLPTAVSGLIASSPEYFARYGAMNLEDQIREAARLATHVLTLQGGATTVGLRLASATRLPVLALSARGTLAVHEVAVPAGAVTAVVGTGATPISIVLMAQGSEVTGGSKSWPPPPEGPGQWIQKTEHMSDEAKRFQSEMTGAPEGWVYRVRTGPGPKDYVHFDGFKDGVLIEVKGPGYKKLLEKMQGKQWFEGVEEMLEQAERQVKAARGTPIQWHFAEREVADFMRELLKQQNSGSIKVIHTHAR; encoded by the coding sequence ATGAGACCGCTGACATCCGCCGCGCACCTGGCCGCCGTGCTGCTGCTGCTGGCCTCCGGTGCCCTCGCCGCTGAGGCGGATGATTTCCAGTTGCTCTTGCGGCACAGCGGACTGCCGCAGTCCGTCTACCTGCCACCAGGCCAGCCCCTCACCCCGGAGAAGGCCCAGGCCCTCTGGCGGGGACTCGTGGACGGCCCCGCCAACCTGAGAACCTTCGCCCCCCGCACCACCCTGGCGCGCCTGCTACACGAGTCCTCCGCCACTGGCAGAACCCTGCCCTACGCCGAGTTGCTCGCCCGCACCGAGCGCTTCCGCCGTCTGGTGGTGGCCCGGCCGGATGGCTACTGCGCCGTGGCGCTCACCGGCACGCCCATCTCCTGGCTGGGACAGCCCACCCTTCAGCAGGGGGAGCTGTACGTGCAGCGTATGCGCGTGGGCGCATTCCACTTCGACGGGGGTGGCGTCTACTTCATCGTGGACGAGGCCCTGCACAAGCAGGAGTCACCACCCGTGGGCGAACGGGGCGCGGGAAGAGACCCCGCCACCGCTGCACTGCTGGGTGCGGAGGCCGCACTGGAGGAGATGGCACGGGGACTGGCGGCCCTCCTCACCGAGCCGGCTCGCACCCTGGAAGGTCTGGCCCACCTGCCCACAGCGGTGTCGGGTCTCATCGCCAGCTCGCCCGAGTACTTCGCCCGCTACGGGGCGATGAACCTGGAGGACCAGATTCGCGAGGCGGCACGGCTGGCCACCCACGTGCTGACGCTCCAGGGAGGTGCGACTACGGTGGGACTGCGACTGGCCTCCGCCACGCGGCTGCCGGTGCTCGCCCTCTCGGCAAGGGGCACACTGGCGGTGCACGAGGTGGCCGTACCCGCCGGAGCCGTGACGGCGGTGGTCGGGACCGGAGCTACGCCTATCTCCATCGTCCTCATGGCGCAGGGCAGCGAGGTGACCGGGGGCAGCAAGTCCTGGCCTCCGCCTCCCGAAGGGCCCGGCCAGTGGATTCAGAAGACGGAGCACATGAGCGATGAGGCCAAGCGATTCCAGTCCGAGATGACGGGTGCCCCGGAGGGCTGGGTCTACCGCGTCCGCACAGGCCCCGGACCCAAGGACTACGTGCACTTCGACGGCTTCAAGGACGGCGTGCTCATCGAGGTCAAGGGCCCTGGTTACAAGAAGCTCCTCGAGAAAATGCAGGGCAAGCAGTGGTTCGAGGGCGTCGAGGAAATGCTCGAACAGGCCGAGCGCCAGGTCAAAGCAGCCCGTGGGACTCCCATCCAATGGCATTTCGCCGAGCGCGAGGTAGCGGACTTCATGCGCGAGCTGCTCAAGCAACAGAACTCCGGCAGCATCAAGGTCATCCATACCCATGCACGGTGA
- a CDS encoding immunity 52 family protein, whose amino-acid sequence MKETYYVGAYWLSRRESAETCAQRAESFFRLLASCDPSLAHWFRKGRTLEEALKHRLEPDAASLAKVFHQQAQKEGRFADDGFSLRGWNGQTHEAASTLSLLCGDASVWVSNSCLFNPPEEGPAEERVLQTSVLAQILRAMAMAFEPEWGIATSSQHRNLVAPESARAGTFVGWLMYFSHRRGPLPPLPPPVHIEAVENKGTLVILTPERFTASNPAHVELARDVAERLAQAGLLTPLRPWET is encoded by the coding sequence ATGAAGGAAACATATTACGTGGGAGCCTACTGGCTATCCCGGCGGGAGTCGGCCGAGACCTGCGCCCAGCGTGCGGAGTCCTTCTTCCGTCTGCTGGCCTCGTGCGACCCGAGCCTCGCTCACTGGTTCAGAAAAGGCCGCACCCTCGAAGAGGCGCTGAAGCATCGCCTTGAACCCGATGCCGCGAGTCTCGCGAAGGTATTCCACCAGCAAGCGCAGAAGGAAGGACGCTTCGCCGACGACGGCTTCTCGCTGAGGGGCTGGAATGGGCAGACCCACGAGGCAGCGAGCACCCTGTCACTCCTCTGTGGTGATGCATCCGTCTGGGTCTCCAACTCGTGCCTGTTCAACCCGCCAGAGGAAGGCCCCGCCGAGGAGCGCGTACTCCAGACCTCCGTGCTTGCCCAGATACTGCGCGCCATGGCCATGGCCTTCGAACCCGAGTGGGGCATCGCCACCTCTTCTCAGCATCGGAACCTGGTGGCGCCGGAATCCGCCAGGGCCGGCACCTTCGTCGGCTGGCTCATGTACTTCTCCCACCGGCGCGGCCCACTGCCCCCCCTGCCTCCGCCCGTCCACATCGAGGCCGTGGAGAACAAGGGCACGCTCGTCATCCTCACCCCCGAGCGTTTCACCGCCTCCAACCCCGCCCACGTGGAGCTGGCGCGCGACGTGGCCGAGCGCCTCGCCCAGGCCGGCCTGCTCACGCCCCTGCGCCCGTGGGAGACCTGA